The genomic DNA CCGAGATCCTTCGTCCGTGCGTGCCCCTCGCATCCGGTCGCCTGGTGCGGGCGGCCGAGCCCGGCGAGCACGTGTCCAGGCAGGTAGGCAGTATGCCGAGTTTACCTGCCCAGCTCAGGACATCACTTGCCACTGCGTGCCGAGATCGGCGAGCATGCGCGATCAACCGGCCCTGGTGCGGCTTCTGCCAGTGCGATTCGCCGAGGACGAGGCCCGCCGGCGGCCGATTCGTCATCAGTTCGATATGACGGGGCAGCAGGTCGCCGGTGATCCAGGCCCAGCGACTGTCGCGATCGGCCCAGGTCAGTTCACTACTTCCACATCACCGGTGACACACGTTCGTCCAGGCGAGGCGGTTCGGTCATGCCGTGGTGCGCGGGCGCGGCCGGATCGGGCGTCCCGGCCCGCCACTGCGCCAGCAGCAGCATCGTCACCACGAACAGCGCGGTGACCAGTGCCGCCACCGCGAGCATCGCGAAGCCCGCCTGCGCACGCTCGACCCGCACGGCCGGTGACGGCACATGAGGACGCCGACGCGGTGCGACCCGGGCCCGTTCGTAGCGCACCGGCGCGCCCCCCGGCCTGCCGACCAGTGGCCGTCGGTCGACCTGCCGCACCCGTCGGGCGTCCCGGCCGACGACACGCCGCCCGCGCACCGGGAGCTTGCGCCCCACGTCGGCGTCACGAACCCCCGGAGCGCACGTCGCCGAACGGTATTCCACGATGGCGCCGCGCGCCGCGTCGCATTCCTCGACGTCGCGCAGCGCGGGGGACATTCCCGCTCCGAAGTCATCGTCGACAAGCGGCGGAGTCGCGGATCTCGCTGCGATGGAACGGATCTGGTGGTTCATCGGCCAAACCTCCGTGGGGAATTTCCAGGGGAAACCGTCGTGATGGGGATGTCGGCGGGAGACTCGCGGCCTCCCCGGTTCGGGACGCACAGCCGGTGCGGTAATCGCTCACATGTTCGAAGAACGTATGTTCGAATTTCTAGCACGCGAACTCCGCGATGTCACCACCCCCGCCGACGCGAGTCGAACGGATGTTTGAAGATTCACCGCCGCCGGACTAGATTCGGAGCCGACGACAGACGACGGGAAAGGCGGGTTGCGGTGAGCCGTACAGATGACGCGGGTGAGGAGAGCGGAGTCGCCGTCGACCCCGCCCTGAACGGGGCGGATCTCACTGTGCGTCAGCGCAAGGTACTCGACGTCATCCGGTCGTCGGTGAGCGAGCGCGGCTACCCGCCGAGCATCAGAGAGATCGGCGACGCCGTCGGCCTCACGTCCACCTCCTCGGTCGCCCATCAACTGCGTGCCCTCGAACGCAAGGGCTACCTGCGGCGCGACCCGAATCGTCCACGCGCCGTGGACGTGCGGGGCCTCGACGAGGCGGTGCGCGCGGTGACCGCACTGCCCGGCGGCGCCGAGGCACGCGAATCCGCCGCCGACCCCTCCCGCCCGACGCCCACCTTCGTGCCGGTCCTCGGCCGGATCGCCGCGGGCGGGCCGATTCTCGCCGAGCAGGCCGTCGAGGACGTCTTCCCGCTGCCGCGCGAACTCGTCGGTGACGGGTCGCTGTTCCTGCTGCGGGTGGTCGGCGAATCCATGGTGGACGCGGCGATCTGTGACGGCGACTGGGTGGTGGTGCGCCAGCAGAATGTCGCCGAGAACGGCGATATCGTCGCGGCCATGATCGACGGCGAGGCGACGGTCAAGACGTTCAAGCACATCGGCAAGGACGTGTGGCTGATGCCGCACAACCCCCTGTTCGAACCGATCCCGGGTAACGACGCCCGCATTCTGGGCAAGGTCGTCACCGTCATCCGCAAGGTCTGAGGCCGTCGGCGCCGACCGGCGCCTCGGCGAGGCGAACAACGTGGTGGACAGGCACGAGGTAGACCAGCAGCGCGGGTCTCCCGCGCGGGTCTGGTACGCCGCCTACGGCTCCAATATGCATCTGGACCGGTTGCGCTGTTATCTGGCCGGCGGGCGTCCGCGCGGCGGGTCGATCGAACTACCCGGCGCACGTGACCCCGCCGACCCGATCCGCTCCCGCGCCGTGGAGATCCCGGGGGTGCTCTATTTCGCCACCGAATCGCTGACCTGGACCGGCGGGCGCGCCTTCTACTGCCCCGACGCGGCCGGGCGTACGGCGGCGCGTGCCCATCTGCTGACCACGGAACAGTTCGCCGACATCGTCGCGCAGGAGATGTACCGCCCGCCGGGCACCGACCTCGATCTCCACGAGGTGCTGGCGGCCGGTCGTGCCCGACTCGGGCCGGGCCGATACGAGACGCTCGTACACGTGGGCACCCTCGACGGGTGGCCGATGCTCACCTGCACCGCACCGTGGCACCACACCGGTGTGCCCGGGAACCCGCCCGCACGCGCCTACCTGCGGCATCTGGCCGCCGGGCTGGCCGAATCGCACGACTGGCCGCTCACGCGCATCGCCGCGTACCTGGCCACCCGCCCCGGCGCGGCTGCGGCATGGTCGCCCGAAGCAGTGGCCGAAGTCATCCGCCCGCGGCTCTGACCGCGTCCTGGAACACACCTGTTTGGCCGAGGAGACCGGGGGTATGACCACGTGAGTCGAGTCCAACGGCAGCGAGAATGCAACGAGGGAGATATCCCATGCGCGAGACCGCCGCGCCCGCCCGGACCGCGAACACCGGCTCCGAGGAGCGACGTAAGAGCCGCCACACCGAAGACACCTACGACAACATCGAGCCCCGGTTCGCCGAGCTGGCGGCTCTGTCGAGCACCGATCCGCGCAGAGAAGCACTGCGCGAACACATCATCGAACTGTGCCTGCCGCTCGCGGATCACATCGCGCGGCGATTCACCGGCCGCGGAGAAGCCTTCGACGACCTGCATCAAACCGCTCGCCTGGGCCTGGTGCAGGCCGTCGACCGGTTCGATGTGAGCCGGGGCAGCTCCTTCCTCGCCTTCGCGGTGCCCACCATCATGGGTGAAGTGCGCCGTCACTTCCGTGATCACACCTGGGCACTGCGGGTGCCGCGCCGAGCCAAGGAGCTCCAGGCGCTGATCGGCCCGGCCACCGAAATTCTGTCGCAGCGCCTCGGGCGGATGCCATCGGCGCGCGAGATCGCCGATGAGCTCGACATCGAGCTCAGCGAGGTGACTCGCGCGCTGGTCGCCGCGAACGCCTACTCGACCAACACCCTGCACGCCGTCGGCCGCGACGACGACGGCAATGCGGGATTGTCGGTCGGTGACAGCCTGGGTTCCGAGGAGCCCTGCTACACGCTGATGGAAGACGCGATGGCGGTGCGTCCGCTGATCGCGGCACTGCCCGATCGGGAACGTCAGGTGCTGATCTGGCGTTTCTACGATTCGCTGACCCAGTCGCAGATCGCCGAGCGCCTCGGCGTGTCGCAGATGCAGGTCTCGCGCATCCTCAATCGGACGCTCAATCAGCTCCGGGAGTCGGCACTGGCCGAGCCGGTCGCTGCTGTCGCCTGAGCATTGCCCCACCCGCGCCCGCGGGATCGCCGAGCGGTCCCCGGGCGCTGTGCATACTGCCGCCACGGTTTGATCCGCATCTCCCCCGGGTAGTTGCTGTTGGATAGCTATCACTGTTCAATAGCGATCAGGTCCGTGAGCTATCAGCTTCGTGCGGTCTTCCGCTCATCACGGGACCACTGCTCCACTCGCAGCGTGACGTTTTTCCAGCAGGACATGCATGTGCTCGTCGCAGGACGTGTTTTCGGCAGGAATGGCACCACCCCCTATGCAGGAGGATGAGTCGTGGGCGTTCGGTCTGGTTCGAACTCTGATTCTGTGCCGCTGGGCGGCGACGGCGCGGGTCTGGCCGACCCACGCGGCGGGATGCACATCGTGCTCGTCGCCCCGCCGTACTTCCAGGTCCCGCCGACCGGTTACGGCGGCGTCGAGGCCGTCGTCGCGCAACTGGCCGATACCCTCGTCGCCCGCGGTCATCGGGTCAGCCTGATCGGGGTCGGCGCGCCGGGCACCGAGGCAGACTTCGTCCAGGTCGCCGAACGCGGCGCCGCCGAACAACTCGGTGAGGCCTATCCTGAAGTGCTGCACGCACTTCGGGTGCGCCAGGCCGTCGAGGAGCTGGCCGCGAGGGAGCCGATCGACGTGGTGCACGACCACACCTTCGCCGGAGTGCTCAACGCGCCGTCCTACCATCAGCTCGGCATTCCGACGGTGCTGACCGTGCACGGCGCGGTCGACGGCGAATTCGCCGAGTACTTCCGGCGTATCGGGGACACCGCGGGACTGGTCGCCATCAGCGACCGGCAGCGCGCGCTCGCACCCGATCTGAACTGGGTCGGACGGGTGCACAATGCCCTGGTCCCGAGGCAATGGCCGTTTCGCGCCGAAAAAGATTCCTACGCACTGTTTCTCGGCCGCTTCTCGCCGTGCAAGGGCGCCGATCTCGCGGTGCGCGCCGCACACGAGGCGGGCGTACCGTTGATCCTGGCCGCCAAGTGCATCGAACCGATCGAGCGAGAGTTCTTCGAGGACTGCGTGCAGCCATTGCTCACCGACGACGATCTGGTGTTCGGCGAGGCGGATTCGACGCAGAAGCGCACGCTGCTGGCCGACGCGCGTTGCCTGTTGTTCCCGATCCGCTGGGAGGAACCCTTCGGCATGGTGCTGATCGAGGCGATGGCCTGCGGGACGCCGGTGGTCGCGATGCGCGGCGGCGCGGTCGAAGAGGTTGTCGAGCACGGCGTCACCGGCTGGGTGTGCGACGAGGCCGCAGCACTGCCGGACTACATGTTGCGCAGCGAGGAGATCGATCCGCGCGCGTGCCGATCCCGGGTGGAGCGGTTGTTCAGCGTCGATCGGTTGGCCGCCGGCTACGAGGCGGTCTATCTCGAGACGGTGGCAGGCTACCGTGACCCGGTCCCGGAGGCCCGGCAGCGGTCCGCCACGCTCGTGACGGCGGTGCGGTGATGACCGCGCCGCTGCGCCCCCTGGCCGGAACCGCGACGGTCAGCTTGGTCCAGCCCGACACCGGTTGCCTGTGTGTGAGCGACCGGGGCGGCGACATCCACCGCGACGCCACGCAGGGCCTGTTCTACCGCAACGCGCGGGTGCTGTCGCAATGGGAGCTGACGGTGGAGGGACGTGCCGTCGAACAGATCGCCTTCGACAACGTCGGCCCCGGCCAGACCCGCTTCCTGCTGCGGGTGACCCCGTACTCCGGCTGCGCGAGTACCGTTCTGCTGGAACGGCACCGGATCCTCGGACACGGCCTCACCGAGTCGATCACCGTGCGCAATCTCGGCTACGAGGACACCGCGCTGACGCTGACCCTGGACGTGGACGCCGATTTCGCCGATCTGACCGCCGTCAAACACGGCAAGCCGGAGGCGGGCGGCGGCGACGTCACCGTCAGCGGCGAGGAGATGCTGTTCATCGACGACAGCGACGCCGGGCACGGGGTGGCCGTCCACGCCACCGGCGAACCCAAGGTCACACCGGGGTTGTTTCGCTGGCGCGCGGTGGTTCCCGCGCAGGGCCGCTGGCAGGCCGAAGTGGGGGCCCAGCCGGTGAACCGGTATCGACGGATGCCGATCGTCGGCTCCGAGACCCCGCACGAACCGGACGAGCCGACGGTCAGCTGGCGCAACACCCCCACCCGCGTGCACGCGACCGCCACGGAATTCGCCCGGGTACTCACCTATGCCGAGAACGATCTGGCAGCCCTGGCCATCCACGACGAGAGCGGCGCACCGGCCTATCTCGCCGCGGGTGCGCCTTGGTCGATCCAGTTGTCCGGCCGCGACAGCCTGCTCAGCGCCTGGATGACGCTGCCGTTGAATCCCGATCTGGCACTGAGCACTCTGGCCAGGCTGGCTGCGCTGCAGGGCACCACCAGCGATCCGCACACCGAAGAGGAGCCCGGCCGTATCCTGCGCGTCCACCACGGCCCCGTCGGCGCCACCGACCGCGAGGGCGCCTGCTACGGATCGGTGGACACCACACCGCTGTTCGTCATGCTGCTCGGTGAGGCGCTGCGCTGGGGCGCCGATCCGGCCGATGTGCGCAGGTTGCTGCCCGCCGCCGACGCCGCGCTGACCTGGATCGACGAGTACGGCGATCTCGACGGGGACGGCTTCGTCGAATACCGCCGACGTACCGACCGCGGCCGGATCAACCAGAGCTGGAAGGACAGCTGCGACTGCATCAACGACGCGCACGGTCATCGCGCCGATCCGCCGATCGCGCTCGCGGAGGTCCAGGGCTATGCCTACGCCGCCGAACTGGCACGCGCGGACCTGGCCGACGTGTTCGACGATCAGCGCACCGCCGAACGGCTACGGGCGCGCGCCGCCGCGCGCAAGGCCAGGTTCGACGCGGCCTTCTGGCTTCCCGAGCACGGCCACTACGCGCTGGGGCTCGACGGGCACAAGGCTCATATCGACGCGCTGACCAGCAACCCGGCGCACTGCCTGTGGACCGGGATAGTCGCCGACGAACGCGCCGCGCAACTGGTCGAATCGCTGGCGAGCCGCTCGATGGGCAACGGATTCGGCCTGCGCACGCTGAGTTCGGACATGGCCACCTACAACCCGATGAGCCACCACAACGGCGGCGTGTGGCCGCACGACACCGCGATCGCGGTGGCCGGGCTGCTGCGCTACCGGCACGTGCCCGGCGCCACGGCGCTCGCCGAGACCCTGACCGCGGGGCTGCTCGACGCCGCGGGCTTCTTCGACGGCCGCTTCCCCGAGCTGTTCTGCGGCTTCGACCGCACCGAATTCCCCACGCCGCTGCCGCACCCGGCGGCCTGCGCACCCCACGCGACCTCGGCCGCGGCGCCGCTGTTGTTGTTGCGCTCCTGGCTCGGTCTGCAACCGGACGTACCGCAACGTACCCTGGTGCTGCACCCGCGGCTACCGCTGGACTGGGGCACGGTGCGCATCGGCGACCTCCGGCTCGGGTCGGCGACCGTACACATCACCGCGCACGCGAACTCCGCGGAGGTCACCGGCCTGCCGAAGGATTGGGAACTGCGCAAGGCGGCCCCGGCGCGCTCGGCGCAGTCCGTCGACACCCGGCCCCGGGGCGACGACCAGGCGTCGGTGGCGACCAGCTGAGCGAGGCGGATGAATGGCAGAACCGATGTGGAACCCGCTGCTGCGAGACCAGCTCGACTGGCATTGGAAGAACCAGCTGCGGGGCCGCCTCGACGGCCTCACCGACGCCGAGTATTTCTGGGAGCCGGTTCCCGGCTGCTGGAACGTCCGCCCGCGGGGCACCGGCACGGCGCCGGTGCAGGCGGGTAGCGGGGCGATGACCATCGATTTCGCCTTCCCGCCGCCGGATCCGGCACCGCTGACGACGATCGCCTGGCGCCTAAGCCATGTGATCGTCGGGGTGCTGGCCATGCGCAACGCCGCACACTTCGGTCGGCCCGCGCGCGCGGACGCGCTCGGACGGGAACAGCAGGTCGACTACCAATCCTTCGAGTACGCACCGACCGCCGCCCTGGCGTTGGCGCAACTCGACGCGGAGTACACCACCTGGACCGCCGGCGTCGAGGCACTGGGCGAAGCCGATCTGTTGCGGCCGTGCGGACCTGCCGAGGGGCCGTGGGCCGACCAGCCGATGGCCGCGCTCGTGCTGCACATCCACCGCGAGGTCATCCATCATCTCGCCGAGGTGTGCCTGCTGCGCGATCTGTATGCGCACATGCGCGCCGACGCCGCGACACGCTGACCGCGGACACGCTGTCGGCGAGGGCCTCCGCCCATCCGGAGCGTCGGCGGGTTCGAACCTGAAGGGACAAGAACTCTTTCAGGCGAAAGGTGATCGATGGCACCCGGTCGGCACACCAGCGCAGGTCAGCGCATCGGCGCCGGAAGGCACGCGACTCCGGAAGGATCCACCGCCCTCGGTGGGCGAACAGGGGGCGGGCGGCACCGGGCGGTCGGTCCGTCCCGGCGGCGGGTGGGTCTGGCCGTGGCGGCCGGCGCGGCGCCGGTAGTGCTCACGCTCACCGGAACCGGCCCGGCCACAGCGGATGTCGAGTACCCGGCCGCTGTCACCGAAGAGGCGCCGTCGACCGGCACCGGTCCGGGCTCGCCGAAGTGGCCCGCCGCCGAGGCGCCGAATGTGCGTCCATATCACGGGATCCGCATTCCGGACGACACGCTGAGTTCCCTGCAGTGGGCGCGCCCCGTGCCCGAACCCGAGTACCTCTCGCCGGTGGAGGAGCTGCACGCGCCGGTCCCTGTCGCGCCGGTGCCGCCGATCGCTCCCCCGCCCGAAATGCTGCGCTTCGGGGATGTGCGAGTCGAACCGCCGGAGTGGTTGCCGCGCGAGCACGCCATCCAGCTCAACGACGCCGCGGCGGTACAGGAAGCCGAACTCGCCACCTTCTTGGATTCGGTCGGCATGGAACGCACCCGCTCGGACCGGGTCGCGAGCCAGACCATCGGCGCGGCCGCTCTCGGCGCCGCCGCGGGCGCCGCCGTCGCGAGTCCGTTCGCCCTGATCGGCGCGGGTGCGGGCGGTGCGATGGGAATGGTCATCGGCCTGCCCTTCGCACCCATCGGCCTGGCCGCGGTGCCGGTCGGCGCGGCCTACGGCGCGGCGCTCATGGCCGCCCCACTGGCAGTCATCGGCGCCGGAGTCGGCGCGACTGTCGGCGCGGCGCAAGCTCTTACCGCGCCGCCGCGCGCACTCGGCCCCGCGCCGGTGTAGTCCGCCGTGACCGAAGCCCGGACGCCGGGCGATCGAATGCCGCCGCCGAGCAGGGGAATCGCACGCCCGGCGTGCTGTCCGCCCGAAACCGGGAACCCCGGTCCCGTCGATGGGATCGAGGTTCCGTACCGGAAACGCTCAGCTCTGGAAGGCGAACCGCAGCAGCGCCTGCCGGTCGCCCTGCTTGATCTTGCCTTTGCGGTCGAGCACCTCGAGCTGCCAGACCGGGCCGTTGCGGAACGCGCGGGCGATGGCATTGGCGTTCTCGGTGCCCAGCATCGAAGGCCAGATCTCGGCGACCTGCTGGCTGCTGCCACCGGTCGCGTCGTAGATCTTGAACGCGATGTTGTTGGCCTTCTCGAAAGAACTTCCCTTCTTGAACGCCGCGGCGACGAAGATGATCGAGTCGATCGCGGCGGGCACGTTGGCGAAGATGACGTGCACGGTCTCGTCGTCGCCCGCGGCAGCACCGGTCTGCTCGTCGCCGGAGTGCGCGACCGAGCCGTTGCCGAACGGATCGAGGGAGTCCAGGCCGGCGAAACGGACCGGATCGCCGCCCTGGGCGCAGATCGCGATGAGATCCAGATCGACGCCCTTCTTGCGACGGGCCATGCCGAGCAGGCCACCGCTGCTGCCCGCCGACGGATCCCAGCTGACGCCGACGCTCAGATTGGTGATGCCGGCCAGGTCCGCGGGGCCGTCCTCTTTGCGGAGAGTGATCATGTGCTGCGATCGCCTTTCGTGTGACGCGGTTGTCTCGGGTGAAGCGTTTGTCTCGGTGAAGCGGTGAACGTCAACCGTTTTCGGATTCGGTGCCGGTACCCCGTGTCGACGGTTTCCGTGTCGATGATGCCCAATCGGCTCGCGTTCTGCCCGGCTCGTCCGCAGCGGCCCGCGATGGAGCGCGTCGATGATCATGATCGGCCCGACGGGATCGGCGTCCGCACAAGGACTACTCCCCCGTTCTCGGCCGCCTCGCGCCCCCGCAGGCGCACCGACCCGATTCCCTCAGCGGTGTGCGTCATGGGAAGACGGATGCGGGTGGGACGCCGCAGGAGCGCCCCACCCGTAGGGTTCCGGACCAGGTGCCCGGGCAGAGTCAGACGGTAACGCCGAAATCGCGTGCGATGCCGGACAGTCCGGAGCTGTAGCCCTGGCCGATGGCGCGGAACTTCCACTCCGCGCCGTTGCGGTACAGCTCGCCGAACACCATCGCGGTCTCGGTGGACGCGTCTTCGGACAGGTCGTAGCGGGCCAACTCCTCGCCGTTGGCGCGGTTGAGCACCCGGATGTAGGCGTTGCGTACCTGGCCGAAGGACTGGCTGCGCGCGTCGGCGTCGTAGACCGAGACCGGGAACACGATGGATTCGATGGTGGGCGGGGTCGCGGCGAGGTCGACGTTGATGACCTCGTCGTCGCCGGCGCCCTCACCGGTGCGGTTGTCGCCGGCGTGCTCGATGGCGCCCTCCGGGGACTTCAGGTTGTTGAAGAACACGAAATGCTTGTCGGAGACGACCTTCTTGTCCGCTCCCAGCGCGATGGCGCTGGCGTCGAGGTCGAAGTCGGTGCCGGTGGTGGTGCGCAGATCCCAGCCGAGCCCGACCGCGACGGCGGTCAGGTTCGGCGCCTGCTTGGTGAGCGAGACATTGCCACCTTTGGACAAACTGACACCCATGGACTGATTCCCTTTCACATCGACGGCGACCGACCATCGGCACGCCGCGCTCCCGGACGAGGCCGGGCCCTACTGATCGGTCCTGCCGCCACACACGGCGGAACCGGCATCGCGGCGGAAGAGAGCGGAACCGGCGGCCACACGACGATCGCCGAACACGGCGCCGCGTGCCCCGAATTCGATACTGCCCCCCGCGAGTGTCCGAGCGCTGAGCGCCGCACCGTCACCGGCGACCGGCGGCACCACTGCTGAAGACCTGGCGAGACCGGTGGCGGCGCTGTCGGGCACGATTCACACTAGCACGTCACAATGTCCGATTTGTCCGGCTACTGGGCGCCCGCGCCGGGGATCCGGCGACCTCGGCCCGGCGTTCCGATGACGGCGAAGTGTCGTTCGGAGATCGGCAGCCCACCCCTCGACCGACGAGAGCACACCCCGCAACGACACCGAGGCGGGACGTGACGTCCCGCCTCGGTGCTACGAAATCGCTGGGATCAGGCCAACTTCAGCGAGCGGCCGATGATCTCCTTCATGATCTCGGTGGTGCCGCCGTAGATGGCCTGGATGCGAGCATCCATATAGGCCTTGGCGATCGGGTACTCGCGCATGTAGCCGTAGCCGCCGTGCAGCTGCAGGCAACGGTTGATGAGGTCGATCTGCTCCTCGGTGCTCCACCACTTGGCCATCGCGGCGTCCTCGGCGGAGAGCTTGCCCGCGTTGAGGTCCTCGATGAAGCGGTCGACGAGCACGCGCACCGCGGTGGTCTTGGTGGCGAGCTCGGCCAGCACGAAGCGGGTGTTCTGCAGGGCGCCGATCGGCTTGCCGAACGCCTTGCGGTCGCGCACGTACTGGCAGGTCATCTCCAGGCAGGCCTCCATCGCACCGGCGGCCATGACCGCGATGGACATCCGCTCCTGGGGCAGGTTCTGCATCAGGTGGATGAAACCCTGCCCCTCGACGCCCAGCAGGTTCTTCGACGGGACACGCACATCGGTGAAGCTCAGCTCGGCGGTGTCCTGCGCCTTGAGGCCGATCTTGTCGAGGTTGCGGCCACGCTCGAAACCGGGCATGCCGCGCTCGACCACGAAGAGGCTGAAACCCAGCGCACCCTTCTCCGGGTCGGTCTGGGCGACCACGATGACGATGTCGGCGTTGATGCCGTTGGTGATGAAGGTCTTGGCGCCGTTGAGGACCCAGTCGTCACCGTCACGAACCGCGCGAGTCTTGATGCCCTGCAGGTCGGAGCCGGTGCCGGGCTCGGTCATGGCGATCGCGGTGATGATCTCACCGGAACAGAACCCGGGCAGCCAGCGCTGCTTCTGCTCGTCGTTGGCCAGCTCGAGCAGGTAGGGCGCGATCACATCGTTGTGCAACGAGAAGCCCAGGCCCGAGTACTGCAGACGGGAGGTCTCCTCGGTGATGATCGCGTTGTAGCGGAAATCCTGCACGCCGCCGCCGCCGTACTCCTCCGGCACAGCCATGCCGAGGAAGCCCTGCTTGCCCGCCTCGAGCCACACCTCGCGAGGGACGAGGCCGGCCTCTTCCCACTCCGCGTGGTTCGGCGCCACGTGCTGCTCGAGGAACTTGCGGTACGACTCCCGGAACAGCTCGTGCTCGGGCTCGAACAGTGTGCGCTCCACACCAACCTCCTTTTGGCCACACGGACCGGTCCACACCGACCCGCCGTTACCCGATACGGTACCCGGAACCCAAACCGTGGTTCACTTCGCACCGAAGATCTTGGGTTCGACCAGGAAGAGTAGCGGCACCGCACGACACAAAGCGAGACCGGTCGCAAACCTACTCGCCAGTCGGCAGCACACGCGCGACAATAGCTTCCAGCTATCACTCGGCAAGTTCGAGGCCGCGGGCCAGGACCGGCCAGGATTGCTTCAGCGCATCTTCCCAGTACCCCCAGGAATGCGTACCGGTCGGATCGAAGACATAGGTGGCCTCGATCCCCAGACCGGTCAGGCGGTCGCGCATATTGCGGGTACAGAGGTCGGTGGCGGCCTCGAGCAGTCCGCCGAGGACGACCTGATTCACCAGCCCGTCGACACCGGGCTGGGCGCGCGGCCCGTTCAGCTGGTCCCAGCGGCCGGGCAAGCCGCTGCCGGTGGACAGGAACAGCTCCACACCGCGCAACCCCTCGGCGTTCACATACGGATCGTTCGCCACCCACATCGGGTCGTCCGGCGGGCCGTACATGTTCACCACGTCACCGCCGCCGGCCGCCACCACCGTCTGCACGAGCTGATGGCCGAGTGGATCGCTGATCTGGGCGCATCCGCTGTAGGCGGCCACCGCGCGATAACTGCCGGGGGCAGCGATGGGCAATTGCAGGACCGAGGTGCCCGACATCGACAGACCCGCCAGCGCGTTGAGCCCGTCGGTGCCCAGGGCGCCGTCGATCACCGGCGGCAACTCTTCGGTGAGGAACGTCTTCCACTTGTTGACCCCGAGAACGGGATCGCGGGCTCGCCAGTCGGTGTAGTAACTCCACGCCCCGCCGATCGGCTGGACGACATTGACCGGGTGCGCGGCCAGGAATTCCAGCGCCGAGGTCCGCGCCTGCCAGGTCGCCGAATCCTCCCCACCGCCCGCGCCCGCCAGCAGATACAGGGTCGGCCTCGGTACCGAGGTGTCGGCCGGCCGCTGCACGTCGAGTTCGATCACCTGATCCATGGCGGCGGAATAGACGCCGAGCCGGAGGTTCCGGTCACCGACGACCCGGAAGTCGACCAGCCGCGATCCGTCGGCCGATATCGGCGTCGCCGACGGCGCCCCGGAGCGAACGAGCGGATCGGCCACCGTAGGCGTTGCGGCGCCGGGATCAACGGCAGGCGCGGGGGGCACGCCGGGATCGGCAGCCGTCACACTGGCTGGCACAGTGGCCGTCATGATGGCCGCCGCGATCGCGGTGGCGGCTCCGGTCAGCCTCGATCCGATCCGCGTCCACGCCATTTCCTCACGCTACGCACCGGATGCCGGAGAATAGCTGGAAAGCCGATGCCGTTCGAGGATCGTTGTACGCCGAAGACGGGACGGTGACCGTTGTCCAGCGTGGCCGGCCCGCACACGCCGACCCGATCTCAGATGCCCAGCAGACCGCGGACCCGACCGCCGAGCGTGCGACCGGAATCGCGCGCACGCTCGGTGAACAGATAACGGATCTCCTCCTCGAGCGCCTTGCGCACCACATCACGCAAGTCGGCGGCCGCAGCGTCGAGATCCTCGGCGCCGGTCCACGGCGCCGGATCGATCGGCGCCCCCGCGGAGAAGTAGAACCGCTCCGGCCGCGGGATCGGCCCGAGACCGCGCACCAGCGGCGGCGTGAGGTCGTGCTTGAGGCCGAGCGCTTCGACAGCCCAGCGCACCGGCCGCATGAGGGAATGATGACCGTCGACCACGATGTCGTAGGCATCGTCGACACCGATCATCGCCACCGGCACGATCGGCGCCCCCGCGGCCAGCGCCATCCGCGCGAATCCGGTACGCCCCTCCCACTTCAGTACGTACTTCTCGTTCTTGCGGCGGATGGCCTCGCGGCCGCCG from Nocardia higoensis includes the following:
- a CDS encoding DinB family protein — protein: MAEPMWNPLLRDQLDWHWKNQLRGRLDGLTDAEYFWEPVPGCWNVRPRGTGTAPVQAGSGAMTIDFAFPPPDPAPLTTIAWRLSHVIVGVLAMRNAAHFGRPARADALGREQQVDYQSFEYAPTAALALAQLDAEYTTWTAGVEALGEADLLRPCGPAEGPWADQPMAALVLHIHREVIHHLAEVCLLRDLYAHMRADAATR
- a CDS encoding TerD family protein, which gives rise to MITLRKEDGPADLAGITNLSVGVSWDPSAGSSGGLLGMARRKKGVDLDLIAICAQGGDPVRFAGLDSLDPFGNGSVAHSGDEQTGAAAGDDETVHVIFANVPAAIDSIIFVAAAFKKGSSFEKANNIAFKIYDATGGSSQQVAEIWPSMLGTENANAIARAFRNGPVWQLEVLDRKGKIKQGDRQALLRFAFQS
- a CDS encoding TerD family protein is translated as MGVSLSKGGNVSLTKQAPNLTAVAVGLGWDLRTTTGTDFDLDASAIALGADKKVVSDKHFVFFNNLKSPEGAIEHAGDNRTGEGAGDDEVINVDLAATPPTIESIVFPVSVYDADARSQSFGQVRNAYIRVLNRANGEELARYDLSEDASTETAMVFGELYRNGAEWKFRAIGQGYSSGLSGIARDFGVTV
- a CDS encoding acyl-CoA dehydrogenase family protein, translating into MERTLFEPEHELFRESYRKFLEQHVAPNHAEWEEAGLVPREVWLEAGKQGFLGMAVPEEYGGGGVQDFRYNAIITEETSRLQYSGLGFSLHNDVIAPYLLELANDEQKQRWLPGFCSGEIITAIAMTEPGTGSDLQGIKTRAVRDGDDWVLNGAKTFITNGINADIVIVVAQTDPEKGALGFSLFVVERGMPGFERGRNLDKIGLKAQDTAELSFTDVRVPSKNLLGVEGQGFIHLMQNLPQERMSIAVMAAGAMEACLEMTCQYVRDRKAFGKPIGALQNTRFVLAELATKTTAVRVLVDRFIEDLNAGKLSAEDAAMAKWWSTEEQIDLINRCLQLHGGYGYMREYPIAKAYMDARIQAIYGGTTEIMKEIIGRSLKLA
- a CDS encoding alpha/beta hydrolase, with the protein product MAWTRIGSRLTGAATAIAAAIMTATVPASVTAADPGVPPAPAVDPGAATPTVADPLVRSGAPSATPISADGSRLVDFRVVGDRNLRLGVYSAAMDQVIELDVQRPADTSVPRPTLYLLAGAGGGEDSATWQARTSALEFLAAHPVNVVQPIGGAWSYYTDWRARDPVLGVNKWKTFLTEELPPVIDGALGTDGLNALAGLSMSGTSVLQLPIAAPGSYRAVAAYSGCAQISDPLGHQLVQTVVAAGGGDVVNMYGPPDDPMWVANDPYVNAEGLRGVELFLSTGSGLPGRWDQLNGPRAQPGVDGLVNQVVLGGLLEAATDLCTRNMRDRLTGLGIEATYVFDPTGTHSWGYWEDALKQSWPVLARGLELAE
- a CDS encoding lysophospholipid acyltransferase family protein yields the protein MPESAPTGAVLTDGAPLEVRLDDNDLRMLDTLLAPLRAWTSPRFYGLENIPAEGPVLLVANHNLLGLIDAPLLMPEVLRTRGRLIRGLAEDLLIGVPGVRHFLHYYGSVRGNRHNCQTLLERGEAVLVFPGGGREAIRRKNEKYVLKWEGRTGFARMALAAGAPIVPVAMIGVDDAYDIVVDGHHSLMRPVRWAVEALGLKHDLTPPLVRGLGPIPRPERFYFSAGAPIDPAPWTGAEDLDAAAADLRDVVRKALEEEIRYLFTERARDSGRTLGGRVRGLLGI